In the Telopea speciosissima isolate NSW1024214 ecotype Mountain lineage chromosome 6, Tspe_v1, whole genome shotgun sequence genome, ATGGTTAATTCCTACTGTTTTGCCTGCATACAATTGGATTAGAGACACCAATAATAGTTTAGTACATAAAATCCACAATTAATGAGTAAATAGTGAGTCAATTTAGCAATTAAAACTGAATCAAAGTTTAGTGAAAACGTCACCTTTGATAAATTTTTCTGAATTGATGTCGATGCCTATGATTTGAGAAGCTCCTCTTAACCGTGCTCCTTCCGCTACCTGAGCCCATGGATCACTTGATTAATCAACTCTCCTCATAGTCTCCAACACAGAGACAGACACAAACAAACACAGAGACACAGGgaaacagagagagacagagagagagagagagagagagagagagggagaaggtcAAGACTTTTCCACTTACAGCGAGCCCCACAGCACCCAAACCAAAGATGGCAACGCTTGATCCTTCTTGCACGTTTGCCGTGTTCCAAGCAGCTCCAATTCCTTGAACCCAACACAATTTTATATtctttatagaaaaaaaaaaaaaaaaaaaaaaaaaaaatctcagatccATGACCATATGGTCATTTATCGTATCACTCCTATCCTTGATCATGTGGAGATTGGAATGTCAATTCcacaccagaaaaaaaaaaaaaaaactttacttATAAAATTCatgggagggtatttgattgaaatcCAATATATTGACTGTCCTGAACACATGAATGAttatgagagagagtgagatttCTGGAGTTGAGGAATTAATAGTAGCTAGCTAGGTAGGTACATGCATACCTGTAGAAACGCCACAGCTGAGCAAGCTCATCTTCCTTAGAGGAGCATTGGCATCTATCTTAACGACACAGGCGGAGTCGAGCACGGTGTACTCCACAAAGGTGGAGGTGTTAAGGAAATGGTAAATGGGCTTCTGACCGTCACGCGTCCAGAACCTTGTTTTCCAGTCGTTAACCATGACGGCTTTCATCGGATTCACCCGGAACCTCTTGCAGAGGTTAGTTTTGTCGGACTTACAATAGGAACAATCACCGCATTCTCCATTGAAAATTGGAACCACGTTGTCACCTTCTCTCATGTCCAACACTCCTTCTCCCACGCTCTCAACGATCCTgcccatttatatatatatatatatatccggccaatttcaatttcaatttcaatttcattcaTTCAGAAATATTTGATGATGATAAACATAACAAgagaattgaattgaattgaaggcttaattaattaattaatggttACCCTGCAGCTTCATGGCCTAGTATTCGAGGATACATTTGTTGGGCCTCGTTCTTCAAGTTGAAATTTTGAACACGAAACAAAGAATTTCTTTCATCAGAAGAGTGAGTATTAATTCTCATTATTAATTAAGAAATTGAATACAAAAGTACTATATTGggcttttttatttcttctccttaATTCGCATATATCCTCGCCTTACCTCTCCTTTCCAAGCACTGAGATCTGTGTGGCAAATCGAGGTGTAAAGGACCTTCATTCGGACCTCCATTTTCTGGGGAGGATGGACTTGCACTTCTTCTATGGAAATCGGTTGTCCTGGACCCCAGACAACAGCAGCTTCAAGGTGCAATAAATAAACAAGAAGTTTTTTTAGTCTCTTAgaagaattaaagaagaagattgtaagagaaagagatagTCACAAACACAGAGGCACAGAGacacaaagaaacaaagaaagaaagaaagaaagagagagcgagagagagatgatacATACCTTTGCAAGTGATGACCTTCCCTTTCGTCTCATCGGAGTTGCccatctctccctttctcttaaTTTACTCCTCACTTTTGAGAGAGCTTGTTTTGGATATTCGATCAGGTTGTAGCTTAGTACTATATATTTAGGGTAAAATACACTTGAGGTGCCCAATCTTTAATAAAAAAACTTTTGAGCTATCCTTTTTTTCAAAAGGGACGTTTGGGGTGCTTGTTGGACTAGTTCTATTCCAAACTTAGAATTAATGTTTGTTAATCGAAGTCATTCATAGCTAAAACTAACACCACAGTGAAGCCGCCGTTGTTCGGCGCAGGAAACAGTTTTGTGTTTCTCTCCAATCTCCATACAAAACAGAACTCTACTAAGTCAATCATCGATGCTTACCAAGTCTTTTgggaaagggggaggggaggagtaACAGGAGGTCGGTAAGTGGGGTGCGGGTAAAAATAATATGTCACTGTCGTTTAACACTGTAAACGACGTGGCTCGTTACTTGCGCGGGATCTTAATTCCTGAACATGATTCTCTTTGATTCCTTCTTTCCTGACtctggtggttaaatgtcattgttGTAGATGATCTCGTATGTAGAGTATGGGTAATAAATGTCTGAGCCGTAACCAGCAACCCACTCTCACATCCCTCCATTTCTTGGAAAGTATTCAATTGGAACATGAAAACATGATTGAAATGGTTATAGTTATTCTTCTAAACAGACCGAGTGGAAGAAGGGAGGAGATTTTCGTACAAGGAAAAGCTCCCATTACTATACCCACCCGTGCATCTTTCCTGAAGCTCTCGTTCCATACGATAGCTCTTTCTTTCAGacaaaattttgttgctacactAGTGGcaagaatgttcctgctacaaagTTGGCAGTCAAGGAAATGAGATTTTAAAGggtattttccctttttttgtttttttttgctaaagaacAACAAAGTATatattaagaaaataaatgaaaaacatAGTACATCCGGCGACTATCCCTACTTATTCAGTAGAGGGATAATCACAACACATCCAGGTTAAAACCTGTAATATGGGCGGCCGAGTGCCTCCCATCCAATGGAGTGAGT is a window encoding:
- the LOC122663639 gene encoding alcohol dehydrogenase-like 4; this encodes MGNSDETKGKVITCKAAVVWGPGQPISIEEVQVHPPQKMEVRMKVLYTSICHTDLSAWKGENEAQQMYPRILGHEAAGIVESVGEGVLDMREGDNVVPIFNGECGDCSYCKSDKTNLCKRFRVNPMKAVMVNDWKTRFWTRDGQKPIYHFLNTSTFVEYTVLDSACVVKIDANAPLRKMSLLSCGVSTGIGAAWNTANVQEGSSVAIFGLGAVGLAVAEGARLRGASQIIGIDINSEKFIKGKTVGINHFINPNDLPNEKGQKAVHEIIQEMTKGGVDYSFECSGNLEVLREAFLSTHDGWGLTVVLGIHPTPRMLPLHPMELFDGRRIVGSVFGDFKGKTQLPHFALECMHGVVNLDGFISHELPFAEINEAFQLLADGKALRCLLHL